One stretch of Enterobacter sp. RHBSTW-00994 DNA includes these proteins:
- a CDS encoding ABC transporter permease, translating to MFHRLWTLIRKELQSLLREPQTRAILVLPVLIQVFLFPFAATLEVTNATIAIYNEDSGKHSVELTQRFARAKAFTHILLLKSPQEIQPTIDTQKALLLVRFPADFSRNLDTFQTAPMQLILDGRNSNSAQIAANYLQQVVKDYQQELLQGKTKPNNSKLVVRNWYNPNLDYKWFVVPSLIAMITTIGVMIVTSLSVAREREQGTLDQLLVSPLATWQIFVGKAVPALIVATFQASIVLGVGIWAYQIPFAGSLALFYFTMLVYGLSLVGFGLLISALCSTQQQAFIGVFVFMMPAILLSGYVSPVENMPVWLQDLTWINPIRHFTDITKQIYLKDASLDIVWGSLWPLLVIAATTGSVAYAMFRRNIA from the coding sequence ATGTTTCACCGTTTATGGACATTGATACGCAAAGAGCTGCAATCCCTGCTGCGCGAGCCGCAGACTCGCGCAATTTTGGTTTTGCCTGTGCTTATTCAGGTTTTTCTGTTCCCGTTTGCCGCGACACTTGAAGTCACCAATGCCACAATTGCGATCTACAACGAAGACAGCGGCAAGCACTCTGTCGAGCTGACGCAACGGTTTGCACGTGCAAAAGCCTTTACGCATATCCTGTTACTTAAAAGCCCGCAGGAGATCCAACCCACGATTGATACGCAAAAAGCGTTGCTGCTGGTACGTTTTCCGGCTGATTTTTCCCGCAACCTGGATACGTTTCAGACCGCGCCGATGCAGTTGATCCTGGATGGACGTAACTCGAACAGCGCCCAGATCGCTGCAAACTATCTGCAACAGGTCGTGAAGGACTACCAGCAGGAGTTACTTCAGGGAAAAACCAAACCCAACAACAGCAAGCTGGTGGTGCGTAACTGGTATAACCCGAATCTGGATTACAAATGGTTTGTCGTGCCGTCGCTGATCGCCATGATCACCACCATCGGCGTGATGATCGTAACGTCACTCTCTGTGGCCCGTGAACGCGAGCAAGGTACGCTGGATCAGCTTCTGGTTTCCCCTCTGGCAACCTGGCAAATATTCGTTGGCAAAGCCGTTCCGGCGCTGATTGTGGCGACCTTCCAGGCATCGATTGTACTGGGCGTGGGGATCTGGGCTTATCAAATTCCGTTTGCCGGATCGCTGGCACTGTTTTATTTCACCATGCTGGTTTATGGCTTGTCACTGGTGGGATTTGGTCTGCTGATTTCAGCGCTCTGCTCTACACAACAGCAGGCGTTTATCGGCGTATTCGTCTTTATGATGCCCGCTATTTTGCTGTCGGGGTATGTCTCTCCGGTAGAGAACATGCCGGTGTGGTTACAGGATCTGACGTGGATTAACCCAATCCGTCACTTTACGGATATCACGAAGCAAATTTATCTGAAGGATGCGAGTCTGGATATTGTCTGGGGAAGTTTGTGGCCGCTACTGGTCATAGCGGCCACGACAGGTTCAGTGGCGTACGCGATGTTTAGACGAAACATTGCGTAG
- a CDS encoding ABC transporter permease, with protein sequence MSINAISWRRVRALCIKETRQIVRDPSSWLIAVVIPLLLLFIFGYGINLDSSKLRVGILLEQHSEEALSFTHAMTGSPYIDATISDNRQALIQKMQAGRIRGLVVIPVDFDANMARANTDAPVQVITDGSEPNTANFVQGYVEGIWQLWQMQRAEDRGEEFEPLIDVQTRYWFNPAAISQHFIIPGAVTIIMTVIGAILTSLVIAREWERGTMEALLSTEVTRVELLLCKLIPYYFLGMLAMLLCMLVSVFILGVPYRGSLVLLFFITSLFLLSTLGMGLLISTVTRNQFNAAQVALNAAFLPSIMLSGFIFQIDSMPAVIRAVTYIIPARYFVSTLQSLFLAGNIPVVLVINILFLMASAVMFIGLTWIKTKRRLD encoded by the coding sequence ATGAGCATTAACGCTATTTCGTGGCGCAGAGTCCGCGCGTTATGCATCAAAGAGACGCGCCAGATCGTGCGCGATCCCAGTAGCTGGCTGATAGCCGTGGTGATCCCGCTGTTGCTGCTGTTCATTTTTGGTTATGGGATTAATCTCGACTCCAGCAAGCTGCGGGTCGGTATTTTGCTGGAGCAGCATAGCGAAGAGGCCCTGAGCTTTACTCACGCCATGACCGGCTCGCCTTACATTGACGCCACCATCAGCGACAATCGCCAGGCGTTGATTCAGAAAATGCAGGCCGGGCGGATTCGCGGTCTGGTGGTTATTCCCGTGGATTTCGACGCCAACATGGCACGCGCCAATACTGACGCGCCTGTCCAGGTGATTACCGATGGTAGCGAGCCGAACACGGCCAACTTTGTTCAGGGCTACGTAGAAGGCATCTGGCAGTTGTGGCAAATGCAGCGGGCAGAGGACAGAGGTGAAGAGTTTGAACCACTCATCGACGTACAAACCCGCTACTGGTTTAACCCTGCCGCTATCAGCCAGCATTTTATCATTCCCGGAGCGGTCACCATCATCATGACGGTGATTGGGGCGATTCTGACCTCACTGGTGATTGCCCGCGAGTGGGAACGCGGCACGATGGAAGCCCTGCTCTCCACGGAAGTCACGCGTGTCGAGCTCTTGCTCTGTAAACTGATCCCCTATTACTTCCTCGGCATGCTGGCCATGCTGCTCTGTATGCTGGTCTCGGTGTTTATCCTCGGCGTACCGTACCGCGGCTCGCTGGTCCTGCTATTTTTTATCACCAGTCTGTTTTTACTCAGCACATTGGGCATGGGGCTGCTGATCTCCACCGTGACCCGTAATCAGTTCAACGCGGCGCAGGTCGCGCTTAACGCCGCTTTTTTACCCTCAATTATGCTGTCGGGTTTTATTTTCCAGATAGACAGTATGCCTGCGGTGATCCGCGCGGTGACCTATATCATTCCTGCGCGCTACTTCGTGAGTACGCTGCAAAGCCTGTTCCTGGCCGGCAATATCCCGGTGGTGCTGGTGATCAACATTCTGTTTTTGATGGCGTCAGCGGTGATGTTTATCGGCCTGACGTGGATAAAAACCAAACGGCGGCTGGATTAA
- a CDS encoding ATP-binding cassette domain-containing protein, which translates to MNDAVIQLEGLVKRFAGMNKPAVAPLNCTLQKGYVTGLVGPDGAGKTTLMRMLAGLLKPDEGRASVLGLDPIKDDSALHAMMGYMPQKFGLYEDLTVMENLNLYADLRSVTGETRQKTFARLLEFTSLGPFTDRLAGKLSGGMKQKLGLACTLVGEPKVLLLDEPGVGVDPISRRELWQMVHELAGDGMLILWSTSYLDEAEQCRDVLLMNEGELLYQGEPTKLTQSMAGRSFLLHSHKESNRKLLQRVLKLPHVSDGMIQGRSVRIILKKAATADDIRGAQGMPEIEIEETAPRFEDAFIDLLGGAGTSESPLGAILHTVEGTTGETVIEAKSLTKKFGDFAATDNVNFAVKRGEIFGLLGPNGAGKSTTFKMMCGLLVPTAGKALVLDMDLKVSSGKARQHLGYMAQKFSLYGNLTVEQNLRFFSGVYGLRGRAQSEKISRMSDAFGLTTIASHATDDLPLGFKQRLALACSLMHEPDILFLDEPTSGVDPLTRREFWLHINSMVEKGVTVMVTTHFMDEAEYCDRIGLVYRGKLIAHGTPDDLKSQAADETQPDPTMEQAFITLIHDWDKEHANEH; encoded by the coding sequence ATGAATGATGCGGTTATCCAGCTAGAGGGGTTGGTCAAGCGTTTTGCAGGGATGAACAAACCCGCCGTTGCCCCGCTCAACTGTACGTTGCAAAAAGGCTATGTGACCGGGCTGGTTGGCCCTGATGGCGCAGGTAAAACCACACTGATGCGTATGCTGGCAGGCTTGCTGAAGCCCGATGAAGGCCGTGCCAGCGTACTCGGCCTCGATCCGATCAAAGACGACAGCGCCTTGCACGCCATGATGGGTTACATGCCACAGAAGTTTGGCCTGTATGAAGATCTGACGGTGATGGAAAACCTGAATCTGTACGCTGACCTGCGCAGTGTCACCGGTGAAACGCGGCAGAAAACCTTTGCCCGTTTGCTGGAATTTACCTCGCTGGGGCCGTTTACCGACCGACTGGCCGGGAAACTCTCTGGCGGGATGAAACAGAAACTGGGGCTGGCCTGCACGCTGGTCGGTGAGCCGAAAGTCTTACTGCTGGATGAACCCGGCGTCGGCGTCGATCCCATTTCACGTCGCGAGCTATGGCAAATGGTGCATGAACTGGCGGGTGATGGAATGCTCATTCTCTGGAGTACCTCTTATCTTGATGAGGCAGAGCAGTGTCGTGATGTGTTGCTGATGAATGAAGGTGAACTGCTTTATCAGGGTGAACCAACGAAACTGACGCAAAGCATGGCCGGACGAAGCTTTTTGCTGCACAGCCATAAGGAGTCAAACCGCAAGCTGCTTCAGCGGGTGCTGAAATTACCTCACGTCAGCGACGGTATGATTCAGGGACGTTCTGTTCGCATTATCCTCAAAAAAGCGGCCACAGCGGACGATATTCGCGGCGCGCAAGGCATGCCGGAAATTGAGATTGAAGAGACAGCACCGCGCTTTGAAGATGCATTTATCGACCTGTTGGGCGGTGCAGGGACATCGGAGTCACCGTTAGGCGCTATCCTGCATACCGTGGAAGGTACAACGGGCGAAACGGTGATTGAAGCCAAATCCCTCACCAAGAAATTTGGGGATTTTGCCGCCACGGATAACGTCAATTTTGCCGTCAAACGCGGAGAGATTTTCGGCCTGCTGGGGCCTAATGGCGCGGGTAAATCGACCACCTTCAAGATGATGTGTGGATTGCTGGTTCCGACAGCGGGTAAAGCACTGGTGCTGGATATGGACCTTAAGGTCAGCTCAGGTAAAGCACGTCAACACCTGGGCTACATGGCGCAAAAATTCTCGTTATACGGCAACCTCACCGTGGAGCAGAATTTACGGTTCTTCTCCGGTGTCTATGGCCTGCGCGGGCGGGCACAAAGCGAGAAAATATCCCGCATGAGCGATGCATTTGGCTTGACCACCATTGCCTCCCATGCCACGGACGACCTGCCACTCGGCTTTAAGCAGCGTCTTGCGCTGGCCTGTTCCCTGATGCACGAACCCGATATTTTGTTTCTTGACGAACCCACGTCAGGCGTTGACCCCCTCACCCGTCGCGAATTTTGGCTGCACATCAACAGCATGGTGGAAAAAGGTGTAACCGTGATGGTCACGACTCACTTTATGGATGAGGCGGAGTATTGCGACCGTATCGGGCTGGTCTACCGCGGTAAGCTTATCGCCCACGGCACGCCGGATGATCTTAAAAGTCAGGCGGCTGATGAAACACAGCCGGACCCGACAATGGAGCAAGCGTTTATTACGCTGATCCATGACTGGGATAAGGAGCACGCCAATGAGCATTAA
- the hlyD gene encoding secretion protein HlyD: MKKPVAIILAVAVLLVAGVGGWLWYQSQQDRALTLYGNVDIRTVNMSFRVGGRLASLTVDEGDAIKTGQTLGMLDKAPYENALMQAKAGVSVAQAQYDLMLAGYRDEEIAQAAAAVKQAQAAFDYAQNFYNRQQGLWKSRTVSANDLENARSSRDQAQATLRSAQDKLSQYHTGNRPQDIAQAKASLEQAQAQLAQAELDLHDTTLVAPSDGTLMTRAVEPGSMLSAGSTVLTLSLTRPVWVRAYIDEPNLDQVQPGRELLLYTDGRPDKPYHGKVGFVSPTAEFTPKTVETPDLRTDLVYRLRIIVTDADDALRQGMPVTVKFSDGGKHE, from the coding sequence ATGAAAAAACCTGTCGCCATTATCCTGGCGGTTGCTGTTCTGCTTGTTGCGGGCGTTGGTGGCTGGCTGTGGTATCAAAGCCAACAAGATCGCGCCCTTACGCTGTATGGTAACGTCGATATCCGAACGGTGAACATGAGCTTCCGCGTGGGCGGACGTCTGGCATCACTCACCGTTGATGAAGGGGACGCCATTAAAACCGGACAGACCCTGGGTATGCTGGATAAAGCGCCGTATGAAAATGCATTAATGCAGGCCAAAGCCGGGGTTTCAGTTGCACAGGCGCAGTATGACCTGATGCTGGCGGGCTATCGTGACGAAGAGATCGCTCAGGCGGCAGCCGCAGTCAAACAAGCGCAGGCCGCCTTCGACTATGCGCAGAACTTCTATAACCGTCAGCAGGGGTTGTGGAAAAGCCGCACGGTTTCTGCTAACGACCTTGAAAATGCCCGCTCATCACGTGACCAGGCACAGGCTACGCTGAGATCTGCGCAGGATAAATTGAGCCAGTACCATACGGGTAATCGCCCGCAGGATATTGCCCAGGCCAAAGCCAGCCTTGAACAGGCTCAGGCGCAACTCGCTCAGGCCGAGCTGGATCTGCACGACACCACGCTGGTCGCCCCATCCGATGGCACGCTGATGACCCGGGCCGTAGAACCAGGCAGCATGTTAAGCGCGGGAAGTACCGTCTTAACCCTCTCCCTGACGCGTCCGGTATGGGTACGTGCCTATATTGATGAACCGAATCTCGACCAGGTACAGCCGGGGCGCGAGCTGTTGCTGTATACCGATGGCCGACCAGATAAGCCTTATCACGGCAAAGTGGGTTTTGTTTCACCAACTGCCGAGTTCACCCCGAAAACCGTTGAAACACCGGATCTGCGTACTGACCTGGTCTACCGTTTGCGTATTATTGTGACCGATGCTGACGATGCACTCCGTCAGGGTATGCCTGTCACCGTGAAATTCAGTGACGGGGGAAAACATGAATGA
- the cecR gene encoding transcriptional regulator CecR → MNTTPTTTKGEQAKSQLIAAALAQFGEYGLHATTRDIAAQAGQNIAAITYYFGSKEDLYLACAQWIADFIGTNFRPHVEEATTLFSQPSPDRGAIRQLILNACHNMIRLLTHDDTLNLSKFISREQLSPSAAYQLVHDQVIAPMHGHLTKLIAAYTGREANDTETILHTHALLGEILAFRLGRETILLRTGWTQFDEDKAAQISQVITCHLDLILQGLTLRSLKS, encoded by the coding sequence ATGAATACGACCCCAACGACAACAAAAGGCGAGCAAGCCAAAAGCCAGCTCATCGCCGCCGCGCTGGCGCAGTTTGGCGAGTATGGATTGCATGCCACGACACGCGATATTGCCGCCCAGGCCGGGCAAAACATCGCCGCGATCACCTACTATTTTGGCTCAAAAGAAGATTTGTACCTCGCCTGTGCGCAGTGGATTGCCGATTTTATTGGTACAAATTTTCGCCCGCACGTTGAAGAGGCAACCACGCTGTTCAGCCAGCCATCACCGGATCGTGGCGCAATCCGTCAGCTGATCCTCAATGCCTGCCATAATATGATTCGGCTTCTTACGCACGACGATACGCTGAACCTGAGTAAGTTTATCTCACGCGAGCAACTCTCGCCTTCTGCCGCCTACCAACTCGTTCATGACCAGGTCATCGCCCCCATGCATGGCCACCTGACGAAACTCATCGCGGCCTATACCGGGCGCGAGGCGAACGATACCGAAACCATTTTGCATACTCACGCACTACTGGGCGAGATACTCGCTTTCCGTCTGGGCCGGGAAACCATTTTATTACGCACTGGCTGGACACAATTTGATGAGGATAAAGCTGCGCAGATTAGTCAGGTCATCACCTGTCACCTCGATCTGATCCTGCAAGGTTTAACACTAAGGAGCCTGAAGTCATGA
- the rhlE gene encoding ATP-dependent RNA helicase RhlE, translating to MSFDSLGLNPEILRAVAEQGYLEPTPIQQQAIPAVLEGRDLMASAQTGTGKTAGFTLPLLQLLVQNQPHAKGRRPVRALILTPTRELAAQIGENVREYSRYLNIRSLVVFGGVSINPQMMKLRGGVDVLVATPGRLLDLEHQNAVKLDGIEILVLDEADRMLDMGFIHDIRRVLAKLPARRQNLLFSATFSDEIKALAEKLLHNPLEIEVARRNTASEQVTQHVHFVDKKRKRELLSQMIGQGNWQQVLVFTRTKHGANHLAEQLNKDGIRSAAIHGNKSQGARTRALADFKSGDIRVLVATDIAARGLDIEELPHVVNYELPNVPEDYVHRIGRTGRAAATGEALSLVCVDEHKLLRDIERLLKKEIPRIAVEGYEVDPSIQAEPIQNGRQSRGGGGGRGQGGGGRGQQQPRRTEGGAPKASGKPPRRTGDAKPAGENPWRSGEAKPAGEGQRRRRPRKPASAQ from the coding sequence ATGTCTTTTGATTCCCTTGGCCTGAACCCGGAAATTCTGCGTGCTGTTGCAGAGCAGGGCTACCTTGAGCCAACCCCAATTCAGCAACAGGCGATCCCTGCTGTGCTGGAAGGGCGCGATCTGATGGCCAGTGCGCAGACCGGCACAGGCAAAACAGCGGGCTTTACGCTGCCGCTGCTACAGCTTCTGGTACAAAACCAGCCCCATGCGAAAGGCCGTCGTCCAGTACGTGCTCTGATCCTCACGCCAACGCGTGAACTGGCGGCACAGATTGGTGAGAACGTGCGTGAGTACAGCCGCTATCTCAACATCCGTTCGCTGGTGGTCTTTGGTGGTGTCAGCATTAATCCGCAGATGATGAAACTGCGCGGCGGTGTGGACGTGCTGGTGGCAACACCGGGCCGTCTGCTCGATCTGGAACATCAGAACGCTGTTAAGCTTGATGGCATTGAAATTCTGGTGCTGGATGAAGCTGACCGTATGCTGGATATGGGCTTTATCCACGATATCCGCCGTGTACTGGCTAAACTGCCGGCACGTCGTCAGAACCTGCTGTTCTCCGCAACCTTCTCTGATGAGATCAAAGCGCTTGCGGAAAAGCTGCTGCACAACCCGCTGGAAATCGAAGTGGCGCGTCGCAACACGGCGTCTGAGCAGGTCACCCAGCATGTCCACTTTGTGGACAAAAAACGCAAGCGGGAACTGCTCTCTCAGATGATCGGCCAGGGCAACTGGCAGCAAGTGCTGGTCTTTACCCGCACCAAGCACGGTGCTAACCACCTTGCGGAACAGCTGAATAAAGACGGTATTCGCAGTGCAGCGATCCATGGCAATAAGAGCCAGGGGGCGCGTACACGTGCGTTGGCTGATTTTAAATCCGGCGATATTCGTGTGCTGGTGGCAACGGATATCGCTGCTCGCGGGCTGGATATTGAAGAATTGCCGCACGTAGTGAACTACGAGCTGCCAAACGTTCCGGAAGACTATGTCCACCGCATTGGCCGTACTGGCCGTGCTGCGGCAACGGGTGAAGCGCTCTCTCTGGTCTGTGTCGATGAACACAAGCTTCTGCGGGATATCGAACGCCTGCTGAAGAAAGAGATCCCACGCATCGCCGTTGAAGGTTATGAGGTCGACCCGTCTATCCAGGCTGAGCCGATTCAGAATGGCCGTCAGTCACGGGGTGGCGGTGGTGGTCGTGGACAGGGTGGCGGTGGTCGCGGTCAACAGCAGCCACGTCGCACTGAAGGCGGTGCGCCTAAAGCGTCAGGGAAGCCTCCGCGTCGTACGGGTGATGCCAAACCTGCGGGTGAAAATCCGTGGCGCAGCGGTGAAGCGAAACCTGCCGGTGAAGGGCAACGTCGACGTCGCCCACGCAAGCCTGCAAGCGCACAGTAA
- the dinG gene encoding ATP-dependent DNA helicase DinG, protein MALTAALKAQIAAWYKALQQQIPDFIPRAPQRQMIADVAKTLAGDDGRHLAIEAPTGVGKTLSYLIPGIAIAREEQKTLVVSTANVALQDQIYSKDLPLLRKLIPDLRFTAAFGRGRYVCPRNLAALSSSEPTQQDLLAFLDDDLTPNNKAEQDLCAKLKTDLDSYKWDGLRDHTDKAISDELWRRLSTDKASCLNRNCHYYRECPFFVARREIQEAEVVVANHALVMAALESESVLPEPKHLLLVLDEGHHLPDVARDALEMSAEITAPWFRLQLDLFCKLVATCMDQFRPKTTPPLANPERLSEHCEEVYSLIASLNNILNLYLPATQEAEHRFAMGELPDEVMEICQQLAKHLEKLRGLADLFLSDLSEKTGSHDVVRLHRILLQMNRALGMFESQSKLWRLASMAQASGAPVTKWATRETKDGQMHLFFHCVGIRVSDQLEKLIWRRVPHVVVTSATLRSLNSFSRLQEMSGLKEKAGDRFVSLDSPFNHCEQGKLVIPRMTYEPLMENEERHIAEMAAYFREQLESKKYPGMLVLFASQRAMQLFLTFVTDLRLLLLVQGDQPRYRLVELHRQRIDNGERSVLVGLQSFAEGLDLKGDYLTQVHIHKIAFPPIDSPVVITEGEWLKSLNRYPFEVQSLPAASFNLIQQVGRLIRSHGCWGEIVIYDKRLLTKNYGQRLLNALPVFPIEQPDVPAVKKRPVNMLAGRKKNVRAKGRGPTGK, encoded by the coding sequence ATGGCTTTAACCGCTGCGCTAAAAGCGCAAATTGCCGCCTGGTATAAGGCGCTGCAACAGCAGATCCCCGACTTTATCCCCCGAGCGCCGCAGCGTCAGATGATCGCTGATGTGGCAAAAACGCTTGCCGGGGATGATGGCCGGCATCTGGCAATTGAAGCGCCGACAGGCGTTGGGAAAACCCTTTCGTATCTGATCCCCGGTATCGCCATCGCCCGTGAAGAGCAGAAAACGCTGGTGGTCAGTACCGCCAACGTGGCCCTACAGGATCAAATCTACAGCAAAGATTTGCCGTTATTGCGAAAACTCATTCCTGACCTGCGCTTTACCGCGGCCTTTGGGCGTGGGCGCTACGTATGTCCCCGCAATCTCGCGGCGCTCTCCAGCAGTGAACCCACACAACAGGATCTGCTGGCATTTCTGGATGATGACTTAACACCGAATAACAAAGCCGAGCAGGATCTTTGCGCGAAGCTGAAAACCGATCTCGACAGCTACAAATGGGATGGCCTGCGTGACCATACGGACAAGGCCATCAGCGATGAGTTATGGCGCAGGCTCAGCACCGATAAAGCGAGTTGTCTGAACCGTAACTGCCATTACTATCGCGAGTGCCCCTTCTTTGTTGCGCGGCGTGAAATTCAGGAGGCGGAAGTGGTTGTCGCCAACCATGCGCTGGTGATGGCGGCGCTGGAAAGTGAGTCTGTCCTGCCGGAGCCAAAACACTTACTGCTGGTGCTGGATGAAGGACATCATTTGCCGGATGTCGCGCGTGATGCGCTGGAAATGAGTGCCGAGATCACCGCGCCGTGGTTTCGACTGCAACTGGATCTGTTTTGCAAACTGGTGGCGACCTGCATGGATCAATTTCGCCCTAAAACCACACCGCCGCTGGCGAATCCTGAACGGCTGAGTGAGCATTGTGAAGAGGTATACAGCCTCATCGCATCCCTGAACAACATCCTGAACCTTTATCTTCCCGCGACGCAGGAGGCCGAACACCGTTTTGCGATGGGGGAACTTCCGGATGAGGTTATGGAGATTTGCCAGCAACTGGCGAAGCATCTCGAAAAATTGCGCGGGCTGGCCGATCTCTTCTTAAGCGATCTGAGTGAGAAAACAGGCTCGCATGATGTGGTGCGCTTGCATCGTATCTTGTTACAGATGAACCGCGCGCTGGGCATGTTTGAGTCTCAGAGTAAGCTGTGGCGACTGGCGTCGATGGCGCAGGCATCTGGTGCGCCAGTGACCAAATGGGCGACCCGTGAAACGAAAGACGGGCAGATGCATCTCTTTTTCCACTGTGTCGGTATTCGTGTGAGCGACCAACTGGAAAAGCTGATCTGGCGTCGCGTGCCGCATGTGGTGGTGACATCGGCCACGTTGCGTTCATTGAACAGCTTTTCCCGTTTGCAGGAAATGAGCGGATTAAAAGAGAAGGCGGGCGATCGGTTTGTCTCTCTCGACTCACCGTTTAACCATTGCGAGCAGGGTAAGCTGGTGATCCCGCGCATGACGTATGAGCCACTTATGGAAAACGAAGAGCGACACATTGCTGAGATGGCGGCGTACTTCCGTGAACAACTGGAAAGCAAAAAATACCCCGGCATGCTGGTGCTGTTTGCCAGCCAGCGCGCAATGCAGCTGTTTTTAACCTTTGTGACCGACCTGCGTTTGCTGCTGTTGGTTCAGGGCGATCAGCCGCGCTATCGGCTGGTAGAACTGCACCGCCAGCGTATTGATAACGGAGAACGCAGCGTGCTGGTGGGGCTGCAATCTTTTGCCGAAGGTCTGGATCTGAAAGGGGATTACCTGACTCAGGTACATATCCATAAAATCGCGTTTCCGCCTATCGACAGCCCGGTGGTGATCACCGAAGGCGAATGGCTGAAAAGTCTCAATCGTTACCCGTTTGAAGTGCAAAGCCTGCCCGCCGCGTCGTTTAATTTAATTCAGCAAGTCGGGCGCTTGATCCGTAGCCACGGTTGTTGGGGGGAGATTGTTATCTATGATAAACGCCTTCTGACCAAAAACTACGGTCAGCGGTTGCTGAATGCGCTGCCTGTGTTCCCGATCGAACAACCTGATGTTCCTGCGGTAAAAAAACGCCCGGTAAACATGCTTGCCGGGCGTAAAAAAAACGTCCGTGCGAAGGGGCGTGGTCCTACTGGTAAATAA
- a CDS encoding fimbrial protein — MRKYILLLLMLMGQAHADAILLNMQGNILANTCSVDSTSQNMTVDLGQAASSDFRDVGDTGEWKNVELTLSKCPPTTTLATATFRGQADSVHPTKFANTGSAGGLALELADRQDRITIAPQASFSVLVNQSDHTADFPLAARYYATSLPVTAGTFNSVVQVTFIYQ, encoded by the coding sequence ATGAGGAAATATATTCTACTTCTGCTCATGCTGATGGGTCAGGCACATGCAGATGCAATCCTGCTCAACATGCAAGGCAATATCCTGGCAAATACCTGCTCGGTAGATAGCACTAGCCAGAATATGACCGTTGATTTAGGGCAGGCGGCATCGAGCGATTTCAGGGACGTGGGGGACACCGGAGAATGGAAGAACGTTGAACTGACACTTTCGAAATGCCCGCCCACGACCACGCTCGCCACGGCGACCTTCAGAGGACAGGCGGATAGCGTTCACCCCACCAAATTTGCCAATACTGGCTCTGCCGGCGGTCTGGCACTGGAGCTAGCCGATCGCCAGGATCGGATTACGATTGCCCCCCAGGCAAGTTTCAGCGTACTCGTCAATCAGAGTGATCACACGGCAGATTTCCCTCTGGCGGCACGTTACTACGCCACGTCCCTGCCCGTTACGGCAGGGACGTTCAACAGCGTGGTACAAGTGACGTTTATTTACCAGTAG
- a CDS encoding fimbrial protein: MQIAKPCFFFLVLAVTALFMPHAKATCTSPNMPAMINVASVSVSSTLPIGATIPGSEQTVHVAGNCDQSGDSGLEIVSCYYGTGSEVSGLRGVYDSGVPGIGVALKNDKGQRISGAGGTQCDSRNYPIGYVSDDGQLSFSFDVTLELVKTSSDVTSGTLVQAQTRFGIGVFGHEGIGNPNNISYAGNINFNEVTCSVSPKNLTIVLGDFPVSDFTGTGTLTRENLFDVNVTCTDTVQPQVMITSANGYESSFAGVIKLTPESGVATGVGIRMLFDGEAPEFGTYRDTAAVAQANQTLAIPFEVAYEQISPDVTPGTANSIATITLGYK; this comes from the coding sequence ATGCAGATAGCAAAACCATGTTTTTTCTTTCTTGTTCTGGCCGTTACTGCACTGTTTATGCCACATGCAAAAGCGACCTGTACCAGCCCGAATATGCCCGCGATGATTAACGTGGCCTCGGTTTCCGTCTCCAGTACACTGCCCATTGGCGCCACCATACCCGGCTCAGAACAAACCGTGCATGTGGCTGGAAATTGTGATCAGAGTGGAGACAGCGGCCTGGAGATCGTCTCCTGTTACTACGGAACAGGTTCAGAAGTCTCTGGACTCAGGGGAGTTTATGATTCCGGTGTACCCGGCATTGGCGTTGCGCTGAAAAATGATAAGGGGCAGCGCATCAGCGGGGCCGGTGGCACACAGTGTGACTCACGCAATTATCCCATAGGCTATGTTTCTGATGACGGTCAGTTATCGTTCAGCTTTGATGTCACACTGGAGCTGGTGAAGACCAGCAGCGATGTCACATCCGGCACGCTGGTACAGGCGCAAACCCGGTTTGGTATTGGTGTGTTTGGTCATGAGGGGATAGGTAATCCCAATAATATCTCGTACGCCGGGAACATTAATTTCAACGAAGTGACCTGCTCAGTTTCACCCAAAAATCTCACTATCGTTTTGGGCGACTTTCCGGTGAGTGATTTCACAGGAACAGGCACGTTAACGCGCGAGAATCTTTTCGACGTCAACGTGACGTGTACAGATACCGTCCAGCCTCAGGTCATGATAACCAGCGCCAATGGCTATGAAAGCAGCTTTGCCGGCGTGATTAAACTGACGCCGGAAAGCGGTGTTGCAACCGGGGTAGGAATTCGCATGCTGTTTGACGGTGAGGCCCCGGAGTTTGGAACCTACAGGGACACGGCTGCCGTGGCGCAAGCAAATCAGACGCTGGCGATCCCTTTCGAAGTTGCCTATGAACAAATCTCGCCGGATGTCACGCCAGGCACAGCCAACAGCATTGCCACCATCACACTGGGGTACAAATGA